A DNA window from Fragaria vesca subsp. vesca linkage group LG3, FraVesHawaii_1.0, whole genome shotgun sequence contains the following coding sequences:
- the LOC101292586 gene encoding WUSCHEL-related homeobox 2-like, whose amino-acid sequence MEGEDQQVKKGGSALGVGLENTTRWNPTKEQITILEDLYEKGMRTPSAEFIQAVTARLKTYGHIEGKNVFYWFQNHKARQRQKEKQEASLAYFNRFLHTAAVSQYPLFPPPPQYPCSNVICSPYYMPPVPSEVGLCPQSHPMVPPQSVGVKRRPRMEKLDVPTRTCSNGGGGFEPMRHGYGRGGRCSVDLNDGTNRFMSNSDDPETLPLFPLTPTGLLQGRDESLLSSLAGNCAQNSTALVSSSGIVEGHGERPSFYDFFSGGQGRCE is encoded by the exons ATGGAGGGCGAGGATCAGCAGGTGAAGAAGGGTGGATCGGCACTTGGAGTTGGGCTGGAGAACACAACGAGGTGGAATCCGACGAAGGAGCAGATAACTATCCTGGAAGATCTGTATGAGAAAGGGATGAGGACTCCGAGCGCCGAGTTCATACAGGCGGTAACGGCGAGGCTGAAGACTTACGGTCACATTGAGGGTAAGAATGTGTTTTATTGGTTTCAGAATCACAAGGCGAGGCAGAGACAGAAGGAGAAGCAGGAAGCTAGCTTAGCTTATTTCAACCGCTTTCTTCATACGGCGGCGGTCTCTCAGTATCCATTGTTTCCTCCTCCACCCCAATATCCTTGCTCAAATG TGATATGCAGCCCTTATTATATGCCGCCAGTTCCAAGTGAAGTAGGGTTATGTCCACAATCTCATCCCATGGTGCCTCCACAATCTGTTGGGGTCAAGAGGAGACCAAGAATGGAGAAACTGGATGTGCCAACAAGAACTTGCAGCAACGGTGGTGGAGGGTTTGAGCCAATGCGCCATGGATATGGCAGAGGGGGCCGCTGCAGTGTTGATCTCAATGATGGGACTAACAGATTCATGAGCAACTCAGATGATCCAGAAACACTGCCATTGTTTCCTTTGACACCCACAGGCCTCCTACAGGGCAGAGATGAAAGCCTTCTTTCTAGTTTAGCTGGTAACTGTGCTCAGAACTCGACCGCTCTCGTTAGCTCTTCTGGGATTGTCGAGGGTCATGGTGAGCGGCCAAGTTTCTACGATTTTTTCAGTGGAGGACAAGGCAGATGTGAATGA
- the LOC101291905 gene encoding inner membrane protein PPF-1, chloroplastic-like has translation MAKTLLSSTPFIGTSLPSLSRRVSYTLPYHRAGNGLVATRIKFSLHDVPPINPFDSGVDLSALYTRAEGLLYTLADAAVAVDPSVSGAGDAAVDVPQKSGGWFGFISDSMEFVLKILKDGLSAVHVPYAYGFAIILLTVIVKVATLPLTKQQVESTLAMQNLQPKIKAIQERYKGNQERIQLETSRLYRQAGVNPLAGCLPTLATIPVWIGLYQALSNVANEGLLTEGFFWIPSLGGPTTIAARQSGSGISWLFPFVDGHPPLGWSDTAAYLVLPVLLVVSQFVSMELMKPPQTDDPNQKNTLLVLKFLPLMIGYFSLSVPSGLSIYWFTNNVLSTAQQVWLRKLGGAKPVVNENASGIITAGRAKRSDSQPAQPGSRSQLREDEKKKKVNKALPDDSQTLASASDSEDRSDDENNDKGEDVIEEAYASTASKDLPDFPRPRRSKRSKRKRAV, from the exons ATGGCGAAGACTCTACTCTCATCCACGCCGTTCATCGGCACCTCTCTCCCCTCCCTCTCCCGCCGCGTGTCCTACACGCTCCCCTACCACCGCGCCGGAAATGGACTCGTCGCCACCAGAATCAAGTTCAGCCTCCACGACGTGCCTCCGATCAATCCCTTCGACTCCGGCGTCGATCTCTCGGCGCTTTACACCCGAGCAGAAGGTCTTCTCTACACGCTGGCCGATGCTGCGGTCGCCGTGGACCCGAGCGTCTCCGGCGCCGGCGACGCTGCTGTCGACGTGCCTCAGAAGAGTGGCGGATGGTTCGGTTTCATCTCCGACAGCATGGAGTTCGTGCTCAAG ATTTTGAAAGATGGACTTTCAGCTGTGCATGTGCCATATGCTTACGGTTTCGCAATTATATTGCTCACTGTTATCGTTAAAGTTGCCACATTGCCTCTCACAAAGCAACAG GTGGAATCTACATTGGCTATGCAAAACCTGCAACCAAAAATCAAAGCCATTCAAGAAAGATATAAAGGAAACCAG GAAAGAATACAACTTGAGACATCACGGCTATATCGGCAGGCTGGGGTTAATCCATTAGCAG GTTGTTTACCAACTCTGGCCACAATACCAGTCTGGATAGGACTATACCAAGCTCTATCGAATGTGGCAAATGAG GGATTGTTGACAGAAGGTTTCTTTTGGATCCCCTCTTTGGGTGGTCCAACTACCATCGCTGCTCGCCAAAGTGGATCAGGAATTTCTTGGCTGTTTCCATTTGTG GATGGGCATCCACCATTAGGCTGGTCTGACACCGCTGCATACCTAGTTTTACCTGTCCTCCTTGTTGTTTCTCAATTTGTTTCGATGGAGCTAATGAAGCCTCCACAG ACAGATGATCCAAATCAAAAGAACACACTTCTTGTACTTAAGTTTCTACCACTCATGATTGGTTACTTCTCCTTGTCCGTTCCTTCAGGATTATCAATTTACTG GTTCACAAACAATGTACTTAGCACAGCACAGCAAGTATGGCTACGAAAATTAGGAGGTGCTAAGCCTGTTGTGAATGAAAATGCAAGTGGAATCATTACAGCAGGACGTGCAAAGCGATCAGATTCTCAGCCTGCGCAACCTGGCAGTAGGTCA CAGTTAAGAGAAGACGAGAAAAAGAAAAAGGTGAACAAGGCATTACCGGATGATTCTCAGACACTGGCTTCTGCATCTGATTCTGAAGACCGTTCAGATGATGAGAACAATGACAAG GGTGAGGACGTCATAGAAGAGGCATATGCTTCTACTGCCAGTAAAGATCTTCCAGACTTTCCTCGGCCAAGGAGAAGTAAGCGATCAAAAAGGAAGCGTGCTGTGTAA
- the LOC101292881 gene encoding protein SUPPRESSOR OF npr1-1, CONSTITUTIVE 1-like, whose amino-acid sequence MGSSSTSPSSCASFPSAESPVPPRYKYDVFLSFRGEDTRKGIIFNLYYELQGTGRIKTFKDDEGLEIGMPISPNLLRAIEESRFVIVVLSPNYASSTWCLEELVNIFRCMEGKDRILPLFYYVNPSDVRKQRGSFGVALSQLEENCSQDPERVKQWRIALGKVGSLSGWDIRNFSSERDLVKHIVGFVCSKVPKVPRPVDSTASAVHQLMESKRHVMDESLEEFEEEHFSVGPYGSNKGGESFDDGSYSTVRQLVLCYDKYRIYYIQIQYDCDGIPMWSDKHGDFDNDEITTTVTLDYPDEFLTAMNGYHERLQLLPTQISSLTFKSNKKIYGPFGSRLAGINFSIRVPKSKIVGFHGRSSNSSGLRAIGAHLKSLDC is encoded by the exons ATGGGCTCATCATCAACCTCCCCAAGTTCATGTGCCTCTTTTCCATCAGCTGAATCACCAGTTCCTCCTCGTTACAAGTACGATGTGTTTCTGAGTTTCAGGGGTGAAGACACTCGGAAGGGAATTATATTCAATTTATACTATGAACTGCAAGGGACAGGACGCATTAAAACATTCAAGGATGATGAAGGGCTTGAAATCGGGATGCCTATTTCTCCAAATCTCTTGAGAGCAATCGAAGAATCAAGATTTGTGATAGTTGTTCTCTCACCAAATTATGCTTCCTCTACATGGTGCTTGGAAGAACTTGTAAATATCTTTCGATGCATGGAAGGCAAAGACAGAATTCTACCACTCTTTTATTACGTGAATCCCTCTGATGTACGGAAGCAAAGGGGTAGTTTTGGAGTAGCATTATCTCAACTTGAAGAAAATTGCTCGCAAGACCCTGAGAGGGTGAAGCAATGGAGAATTGCCTTAGGGAAAGTGGGCAGTCTCTCTGGGTGGGATATAAGGAATTTTAG CTCTGAAAGAGATCTTGTCAAACACATTGTGGGATTTGTGTGCAGTAAAGTACCTAAAGTGCCACGACCCGTCGACTCTACAGCATCCGCTGTTCATCAATTGATGGAGTCCAAAAGACATGTCATGGATGAG AGTTTAGAAGAATTCGAGGAAGAACACTTCTCAGTTGGGCCGTATGGATCAAACAAAGGAGGGGAGAGTTTCGATGATGGTAGTTACTCCACGGTGAGACAGTTGGTGTTATGTTATGATAAATATCGGATTTACTACATCCAGATTCAATATGATTGTGACGGGATTCCAATGTGGTCAGACAAGCACGGTGATTTCGACAACGATGAAATTACAACCACA GTCACCCTTGATTATCCAGACGAATTTTTGACAGCCATGAATGGCTATCATGAAAGACTTCAGTTGTTGCCAACCCAGATCAGCTCACTTACTTTCAAGAGTAACAAAAAGATTTATGGACCATTTGGAAGTAGATTAGCTGGAATTAATTTTTCAATCCGAGTGCCCAAGAGTAAGATTGTTGGGTTTCATGGCAGGTCCAGCAACAGCTCTGGACTACGTGCAATAGGAGCTCATCTAAAGTCTCTTGATTGTTAA
- the LOC101292197 gene encoding carbonic anhydrase, chloroplastic-like gives MTSLVSDLLTSTEDLLKTTDVTSTEEESQVDVDATETENQKFNPVKTIIHGFKHFKTNYYDKNPDLFAELALGQSPKFLVFACSDSRVSPSHVLHCQPGEAFLVRNIANMVPAYDQVKYTGTGATIEYAVEELGVENILVVGHSTCGGIKRLMSYPEDGSDPLVFIDDWVKMAETVKAKVIAEAGDADFSEQCERCAREAVNFSLANLLTYPFVQEAYTEKKLALRGAYYDFINGSFELWEHGSDDVLTVP, from the exons ATGACTAGCTTGGTATCTGACCTTCTGACCAGTACTGAAGATCTCCTCAAGACTACTGATGTGACCAG TACCGAGGAGGAAAGCCAGGTCGATGTGGATGCTACCGAAACTGAGAACCAGAAATTTAATCCAGTTAAAACAATTATACACGGGTTCAAGCACTTCAAGACCAACTATTACGA CAAAAATCCAGACCTGTTCGCTGAGCTTGCCCTGGGACAAAGCCCCAAG TTTTTGGTATTTGCGTGTTCGGATTCCCGAGTGAGTCCCTCGCATGTTCTTCATTGCCAACCTGGAGAAGCCTTTCTGGTTCGCAACATAGCTAACATGGTTCCTGCTTACGACCAG GTGAAGTACACAGGAACTGGAGCAACCATTGAGTATGCTGTTGAAGAACTCGGG GTAGAAAACATTTTGGTGGTTGGACACAGTACTTGCGGGGGAATAAAGAGGCTAATGTCTTATCCTGAGGATGGTTCTGATCCATT GGTCTTTATAGACGATTGGGTTAAAATGGCTGAAACTGTCAAGGCAAAGGTTATTGCCGAAGCTGGCGATGCTGATTTCTCGGAACAATGTGAACGTTGTGCAAGG GAAGCAGTAAATTTCTCATTGGCAAATCTACTTACCTATCCCTTCGTCCAAGAGGCATACACGGAGAAGAAACTAGCACTTCGGGGTGCTTACTATGACTTTATCAATGGAAGTTTTGAGCTCTGGGAGCATGGTTCCGACGATGTCCTTACAGTACCTTAG